A stretch of bacterium DNA encodes these proteins:
- a CDS encoding zf-HC2 domain-containing protein, whose product MKCDKEKLVSLADRCLSEHEARAVEEHVAGCANCRQELELLKSDAAMLRQEPKPEVPAYLATRIIAGVRQRQVQAGPWLIATPVGQRGLSRIWARAAAVVLVALGVWLGTALARATVGPQQSFADRLAQVGLELPNGEDK is encoded by the coding sequence ATGAAGTGTGATAAAGAGAAGCTCGTAAGCCTGGCCGACCGCTGCCTGAGCGAACACGAAGCCCGGGCAGTCGAAGAGCATGTGGCCGGGTGCGCTAACTGCAGGCAGGAGCTGGAGTTGCTGAAGAGCGACGCCGCAATGCTCCGCCAGGAACCGAAACCGGAAGTACCTGCTTATCTTGCGACCCGCATCATAGCCGGGGTCAGACAGCGCCAGGTGCAGGCCGGGCCGTGGTTGATTGCGACCCCGGTCGGACAGCGCGGGCTGAGCCGGATTTGGGCAAGGGCCGCGGCAGTCGTGCTGGTCGCGCTCGGGGTCTGGCTCGGGACCGCGCTCGCCCGCGCGACGGTCGGTCCGCAGCAGAGCTTCGCCGACCGGCTCGCGCAGGTCGGCCTTGAATTGCCAAACGGGGAGGACAAGTGA
- a CDS encoding sigma-70 family RNA polymerase sigma factor, with protein MDDGQLVAQAQAGDLSAFDELVRRHHVSVYCYLYRTCRNGAEAEEMTQVAFVKAWEALRGFRGQASFKTWLFRIATNLCINRLSRRKPSDPVSEEIPAPRRDEPEEALRQRLLSERIGRALEALPADQRSALVLSIYEEMSHEEIAAAMGRSPASVNSLLYRARIGVRRALEDVHARDLTRTSAIDNRESCVYECEEHEV; from the coding sequence ATGGATGACGGGCAACTGGTCGCGCAGGCGCAGGCCGGGGACCTGTCGGCGTTTGACGAACTGGTCCGTCGGCACCACGTTTCGGTCTACTGTTACCTGTATCGGACGTGCCGGAACGGCGCCGAAGCCGAGGAGATGACTCAGGTTGCGTTTGTCAAGGCATGGGAAGCACTTAGGGGATTCAGGGGTCAGGCGAGTTTCAAGACCTGGCTGTTCCGGATTGCGACCAATCTCTGTATCAACCGGCTTTCGCGCCGCAAGCCGTCGGACCCGGTGTCTGAGGAAATACCGGCTCCGCGTCGTGATGAGCCGGAAGAGGCACTGAGGCAGCGCCTGCTCTCGGAGCGCATCGGCCGCGCGCTCGAGGCTTTGCCCGCAGACCAGCGTTCGGCCCTCGTGCTTTCCATCTACGAAGAGATGAGCCACGAAGAGATTGCCGCGGCGATGGGCCGCAGCCCGGCCTCGGTGAATTCGCTGCTGTACCGGGCGAGGATTGGAGTCAGACGGGCGCTTGAGGACGTGCATGCCCGGGACCTGACACGGACGTCGGCGATAGACAATCGGGAGTCGTGTGTCTACGAATGTGAAGAACATGAAGTGTGA
- a CDS encoding amidohydrolase, which yields MIELDDSLVSWVRNLRRWFHHHPEPSFDEHKTQDKIVEILNGLGIENRRAGQTGVIADIRGNGTGRTDEPPMHCLTGASGANTDNRADVPDKAICVHQCPSVVSRSRRIALRADMDALRIQEAETSLNRDYRSENAGVMHACGHDGHMAILLGAARWLQEHRDKLAGNVRLIFQPAEEVPPGGAGRMIEAGCLDDVDAIIAVHIFGNMPLSRIGFRAGPFMAATRTFKVTIKGKPGHHMCPQDNIDPIQIAARFISTIQTDIRQRLSPNSRYVLGFGEVHSGMQHNQTPGEAKVVGTFRAYDVRDSETIAAAIRSNLDGLMLVYGRENGEGTTQTWGQTRAESDAGASSACPRPPSYTLDAEPAYPPLVNNPVFTKHAAEVLKAHFASVDDDMEPNLGGEDFACYVERVPGMFLFLGGGNPARGITAMNHSDRFDMDEAVLPTGIKVLLTVTTDFLHNPAPYLGE from the coding sequence ATGATAGAGCTTGACGACAGCCTTGTCTCCTGGGTTAGGAATCTCAGGCGCTGGTTCCACCACCATCCGGAGCCGAGCTTCGATGAACACAAGACGCAGGACAAGATCGTGGAAATATTGAACGGGCTTGGCATCGAGAATCGTCGGGCAGGCCAGACCGGCGTGATTGCCGACATCCGCGGCAATGGAACCGGAAGGACAGATGAACCACCGATGCACTGCCTGACAGGGGCCTCGGGGGCCAACACGGATAACCGGGCAGATGTCCCCGACAAAGCCATCTGTGTTCATCAGTGTCCATCCGTGGTTAGTCGGTCGCGTCGTATCGCGCTCCGTGCCGACATGGACGCGCTCCGGATTCAGGAGGCCGAAACCAGTCTGAACCGCGATTACCGTTCGGAGAACGCGGGCGTGATGCATGCCTGCGGACATGACGGGCACATGGCGATTCTCTTGGGCGCGGCGCGCTGGCTGCAGGAACACCGGGACAAGCTCGCGGGCAACGTCCGGCTCATCTTCCAGCCGGCCGAGGAAGTGCCGCCGGGAGGCGCGGGCCGGATGATCGAGGCAGGCTGTCTGGACGACGTCGATGCAATCATCGCGGTCCACATCTTCGGAAACATGCCGCTGTCGCGAATCGGATTCCGTGCCGGGCCGTTCATGGCCGCGACCCGCACATTCAAGGTGACCATCAAGGGCAAGCCCGGACATCACATGTGCCCGCAAGACAACATTGACCCCATACAGATTGCAGCCCGCTTCATCAGCACGATCCAGACCGACATTCGTCAGCGGCTCAGCCCCAACTCGCGTTACGTGCTCGGATTCGGGGAGGTCCATTCCGGCATGCAGCATAACCAGACTCCGGGCGAGGCCAAGGTTGTTGGAACATTCCGGGCCTATGACGTGCGCGACTCGGAAACAATCGCCGCTGCCATCCGGTCAAATCTCGACGGCCTGATGCTCGTCTATGGCCGCGAAAATGGGGAAGGTACCACGCAGACTTGGGGACAGACCCGCGCCGAGTCCGACGCAGGCGCTTCGTCGGCCTGTCCCCGGCCTCCCAGCTACACACTTGACGCGGAACCCGCCTACCCGCCGCTGGTCAACAACCCGGTGTTTACGAAGCACGCGGCCGAGGTCCTGAAGGCGCATTTTGCGAGCGTTGACGACGACATGGAGCCGAACCTCGGCGGCGAGGATTTCGCCTGCTACGTCGAGCGCGTTCCGGGCATGTTCCTGTTCCTCGGCGGCGGCAACCCCGCTCGCGGCATCACCGCCATGAACCACTCCGACCGTTTCGATATGGACGAAGCCGTGCTGCCCACCGGCATCAAGGTCCTGCTGACCGTCACCACCGATTTCCTGCACAATCCCGCGCCGTATCTGGGCGAATAG
- a CDS encoding DNA-formamidopyrimidine glycosylase family protein, with protein MFELPECATLARQMSETLRGKIVERGRLGNSPHKFVWYNRKPAEFERLTKGKRVGSASARGRWMMVPLEPGYVLVLGECGGRLLYHEPGADLPGKYHLLLQFEDASALSVTTQMWGAMELFEQGKERERKYIKGMRRTPADKEFTFAYFTGLVDELLEGEKRSVKGLLTQEQLIPGLGNSVAQDIMFRAGLHPRHALAELSPAQRRTLHDAIIKTVREVIAKGGRSDELDLFGRPGRYERIMSADTAGEPCPQCGKKIEKIAYLGGACYLCPKCQA; from the coding sequence ATGTTTGAGCTTCCCGAGTGCGCGACGCTTGCCCGGCAGATGAGCGAGACCCTGCGCGGCAAGATCGTCGAGCGAGGACGGCTCGGTAACTCGCCGCACAAGTTCGTCTGGTACAACCGCAAACCGGCCGAGTTCGAGCGCCTGACCAAGGGAAAGAGAGTCGGCTCCGCCAGCGCCCGGGGACGCTGGATGATGGTCCCGCTCGAACCGGGCTATGTTCTCGTGCTCGGCGAGTGTGGCGGCCGTCTGCTGTACCACGAGCCCGGCGCGGACCTGCCGGGGAAGTACCACCTGCTGCTTCAGTTCGAGGACGCGTCGGCCCTTTCGGTCACGACCCAGATGTGGGGCGCGATGGAGCTGTTCGAGCAAGGCAAGGAGCGGGAGCGGAAGTACATCAAAGGGATGCGGCGCACGCCGGCGGACAAGGAATTCACGTTCGCCTACTTCACCGGGCTGGTGGACGAGCTGCTTGAAGGCGAGAAGCGAAGCGTGAAAGGGCTGCTCACGCAGGAGCAGTTGATACCGGGTCTGGGCAATTCGGTGGCGCAGGACATCATGTTCCGGGCCGGGCTGCACCCGCGTCATGCGCTTGCCGAGCTATCGCCGGCGCAGCGCCGCACGCTGCACGATGCCATCATCAAGACCGTGCGCGAGGTCATCGCCAAAGGCGGTAGGTCCGACGAGCTCGACCTGTTCGGCCGCCCGGGCCGATACGAGCGCATCATGTCGGCTGACACCGCAGGAGAACCCTGCCCCCAATGCGGTAAGAAGATCGAGAAGATTGCCTATCTCGGAGGAGCGTGCTACCTCTGCCCGAAGTGCCAGGCGTAG
- a CDS encoding DUF3795 domain-containing protein, translating into MTGYCGYNCDLCAARSDDPAVRQKLVDGWRKLFGHQMYTVENVRCDGCRSDGRLADKSCTARPCAKENGVESCGLCADFPCKNVRPLMGNKEGLLLYCYPRTADLTEEEYELCMRQFAGMENLIRIMVENGRLPAWLTQRRDV; encoded by the coding sequence ATGACGGGTTACTGCGGGTACAACTGCGACCTGTGTGCGGCGCGGTCGGATGACCCGGCCGTGCGGCAGAAGCTGGTTGACGGCTGGCGCAAGCTGTTCGGCCATCAGATGTACACTGTCGAGAACGTCCGCTGCGACGGGTGCCGCAGCGACGGCAGGCTGGCCGACAAGTCGTGCACGGCCCGGCCATGCGCGAAGGAAAATGGCGTCGAGAGTTGCGGTCTGTGTGCTGATTTCCCGTGCAAGAACGTGAGACCACTGATGGGCAACAAAGAAGGCCTGTTGCTCTACTGCTATCCGCGCACCGCTGACCTGACTGAGGAGGAATACGAACTCTGCATGCGCCAGTTCGCGGGCATGGAGAACCTGATTCGCATTATGGTCGAGAACGGACGGCTGCCCGCATGGCTTACGCAGAGGCGCGATGTTTGA
- a CDS encoding DUF3795 domain-containing protein: protein MARQMIAYCGIDCAKCPGYRFPRLGEKLHMKGLFQAMLKSGMKRARKQRQPKLAEGQKVEDLYEDLSRDIICDGCATIDARCLKGCLQCPVRCCAMEMGVANCGRCPKYPCEQLQSAWKSSVFKGQRERLEKLRAKQGSSAR from the coding sequence ATGGCTAGACAGATGATTGCCTACTGCGGCATTGACTGTGCGAAGTGCCCGGGTTACAGGTTTCCGCGGCTGGGCGAGAAGCTGCACATGAAGGGCCTCTTCCAGGCGATGCTGAAGTCCGGTATGAAGCGGGCGCGCAAGCAGCGACAGCCCAAGCTGGCCGAAGGTCAGAAGGTAGAGGACCTCTACGAAGACCTGAGTCGCGACATCATCTGCGACGGGTGCGCGACGATTGATGCGAGGTGCCTGAAGGGGTGCCTGCAGTGTCCCGTGCGTTGCTGCGCGATGGAGATGGGCGTCGCAAACTGTGGGCGCTGTCCGAAGTATCCGTGCGAACAACTGCAGTCGGCCTGGAAGTCGTCGGTGTTCAAGGGCCAGCGGGAGCGGCTGGAGAAGCTGCGAGCGAAGCAGGGCTCGTCAGCCAGGTGA
- a CDS encoding ABC transporter permease → MRTILHIMRKEFIQIRRDRRMFIMSFLSPVIQLVILGYAANLDVNNIPLLVCDQDRTVASRQFVERFTSSGQFRLVGYVQSPNDIDRPMDKGSASLALVLPPGFQSGILAHRTVQVQAIADGSESNSAGIGLGYAALIVGQYSQQVLLAAFSRSGASLKLPSINPQIRVWYNPTLRSRNYMVPAVLAMVLLMMTMMFTGLAIVREKEAGTMEQLIVTPIRPYELIIGKLAPFAVLSLVDVVLVLVVATLWFHVPLKGSIPLLFGLCLVFEIATLGLGLLISTLAKTQQEATMTTQFFIMQPMMQLSGFAFPIANMPVIVQFVTYFLPLRYFMTIIRGIFLKGVGMASLWRDALSLFVLGCVILGIAISRFRKRLG, encoded by the coding sequence GTGAGGACCATCCTCCACATCATGCGCAAGGAGTTCATCCAGATCCGGCGCGACCGCCGTATGTTCATCATGTCCTTCCTCTCGCCGGTGATTCAGCTTGTCATCCTGGGCTATGCCGCCAACCTCGACGTCAACAACATCCCCCTGCTCGTCTGCGACCAGGACCGAACCGTCGCCAGCCGTCAGTTTGTCGAACGGTTCACAAGCTCGGGTCAGTTCCGCCTGGTCGGCTACGTTCAGTCGCCCAATGACATTGACCGGCCCATGGACAAGGGCTCGGCATCGCTCGCGCTGGTCCTGCCGCCGGGCTTCCAGAGCGGCATCCTGGCGCACCGCACGGTGCAGGTTCAGGCGATTGCCGACGGATCGGAAAGCAACTCGGCCGGCATCGGCCTCGGCTACGCGGCGCTCATTGTCGGGCAATACTCGCAGCAGGTACTGCTGGCGGCTTTCAGCCGAAGCGGCGCCAGCCTGAAACTGCCGTCCATCAATCCCCAGATCCGGGTCTGGTACAACCCGACCCTGCGCAGCCGCAACTACATGGTGCCCGCGGTGCTGGCGATGGTGCTCCTGATGATGACGATGATGTTCACGGGCCTCGCCATCGTGCGTGAAAAGGAAGCCGGCACCATGGAGCAACTCATCGTCACACCCATCCGGCCCTACGAGCTCATCATCGGCAAACTCGCGCCGTTCGCGGTCTTGAGCCTTGTCGACGTCGTGCTGGTCCTGGTCGTCGCCACGCTCTGGTTCCATGTTCCGCTGAAAGGGAGCATCCCGCTTCTATTCGGCCTCTGCCTCGTGTTCGAGATTGCCACGCTCGGACTGGGGCTGCTCATCTCCACCCTCGCCAAGACCCAGCAGGAAGCGACGATGACCACGCAGTTCTTTATCATGCAGCCGATGATGCAACTCTCCGGCTTTGCTTTCCCGATAGCCAACATGCCGGTGATCGTGCAGTTTGTCACGTATTTCCTGCCCCTGCGCTACTTCATGACCATCATCCGGGGTATCTTCCTCAAAGGTGTGGGCATGGCGAGTCTCTGGCGTGATGCCCTCTCGCTCTTCGTGCTCGGGTGCGTGATACTCGGTATCGCCATCTCCCGCTTCCGCAAGCGACTCGGCTGA
- a CDS encoding ABC transporter permease, whose translation MPSRLVNRVRRVRPVAVKEVRQMLRDRRTLAVLLGFPIFMMLLFGYALNFDVKHIPLAVLDNDHTSRSRDFAQSFLHSGYFDLSRYLSSERGVDEVLDGGLAQVVLVVPAGFADSLARGSNVAVQLAVDGSNSNTASTVIGYSGAIMQAYSEQLTTAALVRIGRTNLALPIDYRPRVWYNPELNSASFLIPGIIVQILLLMTVTSTSLSVVREKERGTMEQLVVSPLHPLQVILGKSVPYIVLSLIGATVIVLCGWLLFGVAVKGSWLLLFLATGLFLAGGLGMGLLISTIAGTQRMAYQFSGLLTMLPSFLLSGWIFPLRNMPIPVQVVSYIIPARYFLPILRAIIIKGVGLSTFWPQMVFLLVFAVATISLSTARLRRQMS comes from the coding sequence ATGCCCAGTAGGCTTGTCAATCGCGTGCGCCGCGTGCGCCCGGTCGCAGTCAAGGAAGTGCGCCAGATGCTGCGCGACCGGCGCACGCTGGCGGTGCTGCTCGGTTTCCCGATATTCATGATGCTGCTTTTCGGGTACGCTCTGAACTTCGACGTCAAACACATCCCGCTGGCTGTGCTCGACAATGACCACACCAGCCGGAGCCGCGACTTCGCCCAGAGCTTCCTGCACTCGGGGTATTTCGACCTCAGCCGATACCTGTCCAGCGAACGGGGCGTTGACGAGGTGCTCGACGGCGGGCTGGCGCAGGTCGTGCTCGTGGTGCCGGCCGGCTTCGCGGACAGCCTCGCGCGCGGCAGCAACGTGGCCGTCCAGTTAGCCGTTGACGGTTCCAACTCCAACACCGCCTCGACCGTAATCGGCTATTCCGGGGCAATCATGCAGGCCTACTCCGAGCAACTCACGACCGCGGCGCTGGTGCGCATCGGCCGGACCAACCTGGCCCTGCCGATCGACTACCGGCCGCGGGTCTGGTACAACCCGGAACTCAACAGCGCCAGCTTTCTGATTCCCGGTATCATCGTCCAGATTCTTCTGCTCATGACCGTGACCTCGACTTCGCTTTCGGTTGTCCGGGAAAAGGAACGGGGCACCATGGAGCAACTCGTGGTCTCGCCGCTGCACCCGTTGCAGGTAATCCTCGGCAAGAGCGTGCCCTACATCGTCCTTTCCCTCATCGGCGCGACCGTCATCGTGCTCTGTGGCTGGCTTCTTTTCGGCGTTGCGGTGAAAGGAAGCTGGCTCCTGCTCTTCCTTGCGACCGGGCTTTTCCTCGCGGGCGGGCTGGGCATGGGGCTCCTGATATCCACCATCGCCGGCACGCAGCGAATGGCGTACCAGTTCTCCGGGCTGCTGACGATGCTGCCTTCGTTCCTTCTTTCCGGCTGGATCTTCCCGCTGCGCAACATGCCGATTCCGGTCCAGGTCGTGAGCTACATCATTCCGGCCCGGTACTTCCTTCCGATTCTGCGGGCGATCATCATCAAGGGCGTCGGGCTCTCGACCTTCTGGCCGCAGATGGTATTTCTGCTCGTGTTCGCGGTGGCGACAATCAGCCTGAGCACGGCCCGACTGAGAAGGCAGATGTCGTGA
- a CDS encoding ABC transporter ATP-binding protein produces the protein MNTIEVLGLTKRFGRFTAVDDVTFNVARGEILGFLGANGAGKTTIIRMLCGLLSPSSGRATVGGFDVARQSEQVKRNIGYMSQKFSLYPDLTVMENLTFFGGVYGIPIPKLRERAAWALDMAGLHGREKSLTSELSGGWRQRLALGCAILHEPKIIFLDEPTSGVDPVSRRRFWELIDRLAEAGTTVFVTTHYLDEAEYCNHVMLIHAGRLIAGGSPQELKARTFKTPILEVRCDRLIDALAVLQEQPWALETAVFGDALHVRVEDEAGGTERIRTTLAGRGIAVERVGRIVPSLQDVFIDLVEHQTQKG, from the coding sequence TTGAACACGATTGAGGTCCTGGGTCTGACCAAGCGGTTCGGCCGGTTCACCGCGGTGGACGACGTCACGTTCAACGTCGCACGGGGGGAAATCCTCGGATTCCTCGGCGCAAACGGCGCGGGCAAGACGACCATCATCCGAATGCTGTGCGGGCTCTTGAGCCCGAGCTCGGGCCGGGCCACGGTGGGCGGCTTCGACGTGGCCCGTCAATCGGAACAGGTGAAGCGGAACATCGGCTACATGTCGCAGAAGTTCTCGCTCTACCCGGACCTGACCGTGATGGAGAACCTGACATTCTTCGGCGGTGTGTATGGGATTCCCATCCCGAAGCTGCGGGAGCGGGCCGCGTGGGCGCTGGACATGGCCGGGCTTCACGGTCGGGAGAAGAGCCTGACATCCGAGCTTTCCGGCGGCTGGCGTCAGCGCCTGGCGCTCGGCTGCGCGATTCTCCACGAGCCGAAAATCATCTTTCTGGACGAGCCGACGAGCGGAGTTGATCCGGTCTCGCGGCGCCGGTTCTGGGAGTTGATTGACCGGCTGGCCGAAGCCGGCACGACGGTCTTCGTCACGACGCACTACCTCGACGAAGCCGAGTACTGTAATCATGTCATGCTGATTCACGCCGGCCGGCTGATTGCCGGCGGCAGCCCCCAGGAGCTGAAGGCGCGCACGTTCAAGACGCCGATTCTCGAGGTGCGATGCGACCGGCTCATCGACGCGCTCGCCGTGCTGCAGGAACAGCCGTGGGCGCTGGAGACAGCGGTATTCGGCGACGCGCTGCACGTCCGGGTCGAGGACGAAGCGGGCGGCACCGAACGCATCCGTACTACTCTCGCGGGCCGTGGCATCGCGGTTGAGCGCGTCGGCAGGATAGTGCCGTCCCTGCAGGACGTGTTCATTGACCTGGTTGAGCACCAAACGCAGAAAGGGTGA